The genomic region CCCGAAAAGCCCGTCCTGCTGACCTTCGACGACGGGCATTACAACAACCTGTTTTACGCTCGCGATCTCTTGAAAAAACACGGATTTACCGCGGTCCTGCACGTCATCGGGTGCTTTACCGAATATTCCTCGACGCACGAGAAAGACCACCCGGAGTACTCCCACCTGACGTGGGAAGAGATCGGAGAACTTTCGAAAAGCGGCGTTTTCGAGATCGGCAGTCACAGCTACGCGATGCACGCTTACAAGCCCCGCTTCGGGATCAAACGGAAAACGGGCGAAAGCGAGGAAGACTACGCGCGCGCTCTCCAAGCGGACACGACGCGCCTCGAACGCTGTCTTCTCGAAAAAAGCGGCGTGATCCCCGTTTCTTACGCCTATCCGTTCGGCGCCTACGACGAGACGAGCGAACGCATCCTGCGCTCGCTCGGTTACGAAGTTCTGTTTACCTGTTACGAGACGATCAACGTTCTCCGTTTCGGCGACGAAGCGAAACTCGCTCGCCTGAATCGAATCAACCGCGACGGAACGATGGGAACGGAGCGTTTTTTGGACGCGCGCGGAATTCTGTAAAAACAGGCGAAAGTGCCGAAAAAATCCGACGATTCGGCTCTAATTTTCGCGTAAAATTAAATTTTTTTAATGATTTTTCGGAAAAGTATTGAAATTTCCGCAAAATTTGATACAATATAAGTACAATTCTTTTTACTTTGGGAGGAGAATATGGCTAAGAAAAAAAGTAATTCGGATTTGATTTCTTGGGCAGTCACGATTTTTGCCGCCGTCTGCGGCGTCACTGCTTTTTGTATGATCTTCGCGGAATCGATCTTCTTTGATATGTCGATTTTAGGGAAAGCGACCTATACCGGGCTTCAAACCGCTTTCGGCTACACCGCGAACGGGATCGAGATCTTCGAAGGATCCGCGGGCGTTTCTCTCGCTTTCCTCTTCCCCCTTATCGCGGCGGCGGTAGCCGTCATCGGAAAAGGCAATAAGATCGTCGCGATCCTTGCGGCGGCGATGTTCATCACGGGCGGAGTCCTCGCCTTCTGCATCCCGAGTTTGCTCGTCGGAAATTACGTCGGAACGCCGAACCTCGGAAGCGGCGCGACGGCTTGCGGCATTCTCGCGATCGTCGGCGGCGTCACGGAATGCGCTTCCGTTTTGCTGAAAAAATAATTCTTACCTCCTATTTTTCGAATTCATAAAAAGAGTCGCAATTCGCGTTGCGACTCTCTTTTTACTCGACGGAATCCAAACGATAAATATCGTCGAAAAAGATCTTCTCCCCGCCGATCTTCATATACTTGTAAATCACGTTGAATTCTTCGATTTTTCCGCGCTTTTCAAGGTAATATCCGTTTTTGTGACAAAGGACGGAAACTTCGCTTCCCCTTTCGAGTTTCGAAAGGCGGCGCGAAAGTTCTTCCGCATCCTCTTCCGAAAGTTCCCGCTTTTCCGTCCGCATCTTTTCTTTCTCTTTTCGTTCCAGCGCCTCTTTCAGTCCCTTCATCGCGTCAAAGGGAAGAAACTGTTTCGCGCGATCGATCCGATCCATAATCCCTCCTTCAAGCACGCCGAAAAGCGACAAGCGCGTCTCCCGCCAATCGCGCGAGACGAACCGAGCGCTACGCGTTGTGCCCGCCGATCATTCCGTTCCGCTCCCTCGTCGTCGCTCCGTCTTCCAGATCCATTGCGCGAAGGATCGCGTTCTTTCCCATCTTTTCCTTGATCTCGACGACGGTTTTTTCGAGCCGCTTCTCCTTTTCCACCCTTTCCCGATCCGTAAAAAGGTCGTAGCCCTCGCCACCCTCGTCCGCCACGCCGCCGAGCGAGATCCCGAGCCTGCGGATCGGCACGCCGCGAACCGTCGTCTCCTCGAAGATCCGCTCGGCGTATCTCCAAAGGATCGAGAAGACCGCCGTCGCTTCTTTCATCGAAAGCGCGCCGCCCGTCGCGGGGATCGTTCCGAAAGAATAGCCGACGAAGATCGAAACGCTTTTCGCGATCGCCTTTTCCCGAACGAGGCGTTCGGAGATCGCGACGGTCATCTCGGATAAGACGAGCTTCGCGGCGGCGAAATCATAGTTTTTCGGAAGGATCTGCGAAGAAGAAAGCGAGCGAGACTTTCCCTTGTAGGCTTTGATATCCGCGATCGTGCAGCTTTCCCTGCCCCAGGCGTGATCGATCAAAAGTTCCGCATTCACTCCGAAGACCTTATATAAAAGCTCCTGCGGCGCGTTCGCGACCGAGCGCATATCGTACAGCCCGTAATGCGAAAGCCGCCGCGCCGTTCCCTCGGCGATCCCCCAAAAATCCGTGATCGGACGATGCTCCCAAAGCGTCCTGCGATAGCTCTCCTCGTCCAAGATCCCGATATGGTCGCGGCTGTGCTTCGCGGTGATATCGAGCGCGATCTTCGCGAGATACAGGTTCGTCCCGACGCCCGCCGTCGCGGGGACGCCGATCTTCCGCGCGATCTCCCCGATCAGAAAAAGCGCGAATTCTTTCGGCGTCTGTCGATAGATCTTCAAATAATCGGTCGCGTCGATAAAGCTCTCGTCGATCGAATAGACGTGGATGTCCGATGCATCCATA from Clostridia bacterium harbors:
- a CDS encoding DNA repair protein, whose amino-acid sequence is MQKQRTYLCIDMKCFYASVECAERGLDPFETPLVVADEERGKNALCLAVSPKMKALGVKNRCRLSEIPKHVDYLIAKPHMRNYVDYAARIYGLYLDYMDASDIHVYSIDESFIDATDYLKIYRQTPKEFALFLIGEIARKIGVPATAGVGTNLYLAKIALDITAKHSRDHIGILDEESYRRTLWEHRPITDFWGIAEGTARRLSHYGLYDMRSVANAPQELLYKVFGVNAELLIDHAWGRESCTIADIKAYKGKSRSLSSSQILPKNYDFAAAKLVLSEMTVAISERLVREKAIAKSVSIFVGYSFGTIPATGGALSMKEATAVFSILWRYAERIFEETTVRGVPIRRLGISLGGVADEGGEGYDLFTDRERVEKEKRLEKTVVEIKEKMGKNAILRAMDLEDGATTRERNGMIGGHNA
- a CDS encoding polysaccharide deacetylase family protein; this translates as MKKFVAFTLILLSLYSLSAIKARADTPPEERKLPILMYHSVLRSRVGAYVLSPERLEEDLVELKRRGYESVTVDKVKRFLKGKGSLPEKPVLLTFDDGHYNNLFYARDLLKKHGFTAVLHVIGCFTEYSSTHEKDHPEYSHLTWEEIGELSKSGVFEIGSHSYAMHAYKPRFGIKRKTGESEEDYARALQADTTRLERCLLEKSGVIPVSYAYPFGAYDETSERILRSLGYEVLFTCYETINVLRFGDEAKLARLNRINRDGTMGTERFLDARGIL
- a CDS encoding YolD-like family protein, translated to MDRIDRAKQFLPFDAMKGLKEALERKEKEKMRTEKRELSEEDAEELSRRLSKLERGSEVSVLCHKNGYYLEKRGKIEEFNVIYKYMKIGGEKIFFDDIYRLDSVE